In Pedobacter sp. WC2423, the following are encoded in one genomic region:
- a CDS encoding homoserine dehydrogenase, giving the protein MKRTKIGIFGLGVVGKGVYDLLKGMPEFEVGAIVVKDKSKPRNVEEEIITYDKRDILDDLDTDIVIELIDDADEAYDIVTTSLKKGKAVISANKKMISAYLGELITLQKDTQTPFLYEGAVCGSIPIIKNLEDYYANDIVLSLTGIVNGSTNYLLTKAFEEKVPFSEVVHRAKELGYLESDPSLDINGYDARSKLKILIAHTFGKIVELDSILMIGIQNISDADVDFAKEQNLKIKLIAKSYTYKGNHINLVVPMFISDQSDFYHINDVFNGVVLNSQLSDKHIYIGMGAGSLPTAASIIQDVFLIERKYSYAYKKLKTTTDFSINYPSYKIYISYSGTNHFLSEVEQHFSNVIEKGVLNNNSYIIGEMKHEELCLVQHKYEGDGISAILFDTIHPNNQ; this is encoded by the coding sequence ATGAAAAGAACTAAAATCGGAATATTTGGGCTGGGGGTAGTAGGTAAAGGAGTATATGATCTTTTAAAAGGGATGCCTGAATTTGAAGTAGGAGCAATTGTTGTAAAAGATAAATCCAAACCGAGAAATGTAGAGGAAGAAATCATTACTTATGACAAACGCGATATCCTGGATGATTTAGATACAGATATTGTAATTGAACTTATAGATGATGCAGATGAAGCATATGATATTGTTACCACTTCTTTAAAAAAAGGAAAGGCTGTTATATCTGCAAATAAAAAAATGATATCAGCTTATCTTGGAGAACTTATAACCCTTCAAAAGGATACACAAACACCATTTTTGTATGAAGGTGCTGTTTGTGGGAGTATTCCTATTATAAAAAACCTGGAAGATTATTATGCAAATGATATCGTATTATCTTTAACAGGTATCGTTAATGGATCTACAAATTATCTTCTTACAAAAGCTTTTGAAGAGAAAGTACCTTTCAGTGAAGTAGTACATCGGGCGAAAGAATTGGGCTATCTTGAAAGTGACCCTTCGCTGGATATTAACGGTTATGATGCCAGATCAAAACTAAAGATTCTGATTGCACACACTTTTGGGAAAATAGTAGAACTGGATAGTATTCTGATGATTGGTATTCAGAATATTTCTGATGCCGATGTTGATTTTGCGAAAGAGCAGAATTTGAAAATAAAACTGATTGCAAAATCTTACACCTATAAAGGAAACCATATCAATTTGGTAGTACCTATGTTTATTTCGGATCAGAGCGATTTTTATCATATCAATGATGTGTTTAATGGAGTGGTTCTGAACTCACAACTTTCTGATAAGCATATTTATATAGGCATGGGAGCAGGAAGCTTACCTACAGCTGCTTCCATTATACAAGATGTTTTTTTGATTGAAAGGAAATATTCGTACGCTTACAAGAAATTAAAAACAACAACAGATTTCTCAATAAATTATCCTTCTTATAAAATATATATCAGTTACTCTGGTACAAACCACTTTTTAAGTGAGGTTGAACAACATTTCAGTAATGTGATTGAGAAAGGGGTATTGAATAATAATAGTTATATCATAGGTGAAATGAAACATGAAGAATTATGCCTTGTACAGCATAAATATGAAGGGGATGGGATTTCAGCAATATTGTTTGATACTATCCACCCAAATAATCAATAA
- a CDS encoding alpha/beta hydrolase-fold protein, protein MIKKGLFFLIGILLLDGCKIPHSAYTLTENKYSVNEIKEKRGEVMKLNDSLYKYGKFNYKDSTLNYRILMPISVKEGEKYPLVIIFPHSGGIGKDNMNQMTTLPKYWLQENVRKKYPAYIVAIQYPVRSSNYLFDQFKRMYSVPDDYCMEATSELIKSLSQELKVDDQRVFGIGFSMGASTLYNLLTRYPDLLTASVSISGIPDKDFSEKVAKSPIWIIHGNEDSENPVTPDRMLVEYLRKMNNKNFTYWEISSLEHTVYPDLYDTNMIPEWLFNLKK, encoded by the coding sequence ATGATAAAAAAAGGCTTGTTTTTTCTTATAGGAATATTACTACTTGATGGGTGTAAAATACCACATTCCGCTTATACGCTAACTGAAAATAAGTATTCTGTAAACGAGATAAAGGAGAAACGGGGAGAAGTAATGAAGTTAAACGATTCGTTATATAAGTATGGAAAATTTAACTATAAAGATTCCACACTTAATTATAGAATTTTAATGCCCATTTCAGTGAAGGAAGGGGAAAAATATCCGCTTGTTATTATATTTCCCCATTCAGGTGGGATAGGAAAAGATAATATGAACCAGATGACAACGCTTCCTAAATATTGGCTACAGGAAAATGTCCGTAAAAAATATCCTGCGTATATAGTAGCCATACAATATCCTGTACGTTCATCAAACTACCTTTTTGACCAGTTTAAACGCATGTATTCAGTACCGGACGATTATTGTATGGAGGCCACTTCCGAACTTATAAAAAGTTTGAGCCAGGAATTGAAAGTTGATGATCAACGTGTTTTCGGAATAGGTTTTTCAATGGGAGCATCTACACTGTATAATTTACTAACCAGATATCCGGATTTATTAACCGCTTCCGTAAGTATTTCCGGAATTCCTGATAAAGACTTCAGCGAAAAAGTGGCAAAGTCGCCAATATGGATAATACATGGGAATGAGGATAGCGAGAATCCTGTAACTCCCGACAGGATGCTGGTAGAGTATCTCAGGAAAATGAATAATAAAAATTTTACCTACTGGGAGATTTCAAGTTTAGAGCATACGGTATATCCAGATCTGTATGATACTAATATGATCCCGGAATGGTTGTTTAATTTAAAAAAATAA
- a CDS encoding condensation domain-containing protein, giving the protein MELKELLTYIEANNIDVSLSESYNLNIVLNKKDAENKTLIDSIRSNKEHLIKHLETKNSANLIPVYRMTPFQEGLAGFAKNNPESSRYIIHLTFKSEREIDYNAFKKACGFLVSNHEILKSSFDYDVTEQIFKSKIIDTGEFFCERILPEEEEAFRQGSFDISKESLIKFALLDKHIIIIKIHHIIADIVSVQLMLKQLFGYYSRFQNNITPEVFPSVPFSEYTKWLLKQNHEKGLLYWKNLLERYEATPIEQIVPAKKTLKETYAELNVAYDLNNVTQNILKNHKLTNNTAINFFFGLVFAKYFRSRKFVWGNTITHRYMDQDKFRDIIGPMITTIPVANDFEHHETIIKAISDFHYQLLDSREHSYISTPEIYEAINSKNLFSANLSFQDVSENNDDTFNDVSIQRLVSESQSISHFPLSVLASLKNDKISFSISYRSDIFSQDIIKDMADIVIGLYNNLENLTDRKYSELDIFEYKKDVERSILIGENFDQKDTGVQKLFSDALRKYKEKTAIEDVENNSLTFTELDEKSNYVANQLIQKNITGAVGVHLKYATNLIVSILGILKAGCTVISLEHGYPIEQLNLITLETDLQACIISSEEKTLFGDRLPYVKENCTIIRVPESIPSENSLISERQSKPADTLSLYYTSGSTGIPKIVKVSHENTINGLLYLVQNYPSNAQDIFCLNIRVSFSPSIRNILEAIIQGNKIVILPEYLYYNIDKFVETVGQKEISRLSLTPSFIKLLIESGKENFLNKLNFLEVRGEAISMEDIRLFKKLMPATTIVSRYGSTEASSTAYNEALNTNINNSSRYFALGKPIHNTLFKIIDDNNNVLPSGIIGEIYVESKSVAKGYIGSPNNNFIYDKNQIRGLKTGDLGYIDQDGILQFTGRKDAMLKLRGYRIEPEEIELAMEKFEGIMKAKIVPVDVEDPTMARLVAFCHVKTVEEFSDINLKHFLKDMLPNYMIPNKILFVDEFPRTNTGKIDIQSLKRLINVTDKNRTGTKSITEQRIKEIFTDIMPNSVIYIDEEFFEMGVNSILTMKAAYKLSVEFNVSLKGAELFQHDTIEKLAVYIETMIENKNFKREEIYHILNRNDDNKDIFFLIPPLTGTSLFNTLKPFVPEGIDFYVFETIAVEEYSVLAKDLETLAGFYKNSVLQLCKGKRIHMGGWSFGGSTAFEIALQLQALGVEVSSLVLLDPNMYRPEFDNDDKQREDYEKIIRALLVQENIDPDEIGMDRFIEQAYHSNYVIKNYRPTSIYKGNIALIKPELTSEFERNHDTPFNGFREYCDGEIKISFTPGNHMTMATGPAKVVANLIFSNLNLEAK; this is encoded by the coding sequence ATGGAACTTAAAGAATTATTGACATATATTGAGGCTAATAACATTGATGTAAGCCTTAGCGAATCCTACAACTTAAATATCGTCTTAAATAAAAAAGACGCTGAAAATAAAACGTTAATTGACTCTATCAGAAGCAACAAGGAACACCTGATAAAGCACCTCGAAACGAAAAACAGTGCAAACCTTATCCCTGTTTACAGGATGACGCCTTTTCAGGAAGGTTTGGCGGGGTTTGCTAAAAATAATCCAGAAAGTTCCAGGTATATTATCCACCTTACTTTTAAATCAGAAAGAGAGATAGATTATAACGCTTTCAAAAAAGCATGTGGATTTCTGGTATCAAACCATGAGATTTTAAAATCCTCATTTGATTATGATGTTACAGAACAGATTTTTAAATCGAAAATTATTGATACCGGTGAGTTCTTTTGTGAAAGAATACTTCCCGAAGAGGAGGAGGCTTTCAGACAGGGAAGTTTTGATATTTCCAAAGAATCACTGATAAAATTTGCACTGCTTGATAAGCATATTATCATTATAAAAATACATCATATCATAGCAGATATTGTATCTGTGCAGCTTATGCTAAAACAGTTATTTGGCTATTACAGCAGGTTTCAAAATAATATTACCCCTGAGGTTTTTCCATCAGTTCCTTTTTCAGAATATACCAAATGGCTATTGAAACAGAACCATGAAAAAGGTTTGTTATATTGGAAAAATCTGTTAGAGCGTTATGAAGCAACACCAATAGAGCAAATAGTTCCTGCCAAGAAGACACTTAAGGAGACTTATGCCGAATTAAATGTTGCATACGACTTGAATAATGTCACTCAGAACATATTAAAAAACCATAAGCTTACTAATAATACAGCGATTAACTTCTTCTTCGGATTGGTTTTCGCTAAATATTTCAGAAGCAGAAAGTTTGTATGGGGCAATACAATAACTCATAGATACATGGACCAGGATAAGTTTAGAGATATTATAGGTCCTATGATTACAACAATACCTGTAGCAAATGATTTTGAACATCATGAAACGATTATAAAAGCTATTTCTGATTTTCATTATCAGCTTTTAGATTCACGTGAACATTCCTATATATCTACGCCGGAAATCTATGAGGCCATTAATTCTAAAAACCTGTTTAGTGCAAATTTGAGTTTTCAGGATGTTTCGGAAAATAATGATGATACATTTAATGATGTCAGTATTCAAAGGCTGGTTTCTGAAAGTCAGAGTATATCCCATTTTCCGCTTTCTGTTCTGGCATCTTTAAAAAATGATAAAATTTCATTTAGTATTAGTTATAGATCAGATATATTTTCTCAAGATATAATTAAAGATATGGCTGATATTGTAATAGGCCTTTATAATAATCTTGAAAACCTGACTGACAGAAAGTATTCGGAACTGGATATTTTTGAATATAAAAAAGATGTAGAAAGATCCATTCTGATCGGAGAAAATTTCGACCAGAAAGATACAGGTGTACAAAAGCTATTTTCAGATGCACTAAGGAAGTATAAAGAAAAAACAGCAATAGAAGATGTCGAAAATAATTCCCTGACATTTACCGAGCTGGATGAAAAGAGTAATTATGTTGCCAACCAACTGATACAGAAAAATATTACTGGTGCAGTTGGGGTTCACCTTAAGTATGCTACCAATTTAATTGTAAGTATTCTTGGGATCTTAAAAGCCGGATGTACAGTGATCAGTTTAGAACATGGTTATCCGATAGAGCAGCTTAATCTTATAACTTTGGAAACTGATTTGCAGGCATGTATCATAAGTTCCGAAGAAAAAACATTATTTGGAGACCGTTTACCCTATGTAAAAGAAAACTGTACCATAATCCGTGTTCCGGAGTCTATTCCTTCAGAAAACAGCCTTATTTCCGAAAGACAAAGCAAGCCTGCAGATACTTTATCACTCTACTATACATCAGGATCTACCGGGATCCCTAAAATAGTCAAGGTATCGCATGAAAATACAATAAATGGGTTGCTATACCTCGTACAAAATTATCCTTCCAATGCTCAGGATATCTTTTGTCTTAACATCAGGGTTTCTTTTAGCCCTTCAATAAGAAATATATTGGAAGCAATTATACAGGGTAATAAAATAGTTATCCTTCCAGAATATCTGTATTATAATATAGATAAGTTTGTTGAAACTGTAGGCCAGAAAGAAATATCACGACTGTCACTTACTCCAAGTTTTATCAAACTTCTTATTGAAAGCGGTAAAGAAAACTTCCTGAATAAACTTAATTTCTTAGAAGTACGCGGGGAAGCAATTTCTATGGAAGATATCAGGTTATTCAAAAAACTTATGCCTGCAACAACAATCGTTAGCAGATACGGATCTACAGAAGCGTCTTCTACTGCCTATAACGAAGCTTTGAATACTAATATTAATAATTCTTCAAGATATTTTGCTCTTGGTAAACCAATACACAATACCCTGTTTAAAATTATTGACGATAACAACAATGTGCTGCCATCAGGAATTATCGGAGAAATATATGTCGAAAGTAAAAGTGTGGCAAAAGGCTATATAGGAAGTCCAAATAATAATTTCATTTATGACAAAAACCAGATCCGTGGATTAAAAACCGGAGACTTAGGGTATATAGATCAGGATGGTATTTTACAGTTTACCGGAAGAAAAGACGCGATGTTAAAACTGAGGGGATACCGTATTGAGCCCGAAGAAATAGAACTTGCAATGGAGAAGTTTGAAGGTATAATGAAGGCGAAAATAGTTCCTGTAGATGTAGAAGACCCTACCATGGCAAGGCTAGTGGCTTTCTGCCATGTGAAAACTGTGGAAGAGTTTAGCGATATCAATCTTAAACACTTTTTAAAGGATATGTTGCCAAACTATATGATTCCTAATAAAATACTCTTTGTTGATGAATTTCCACGAACTAATACAGGTAAAATAGACATACAATCTCTGAAGAGGTTAATCAATGTAACAGATAAAAACAGAACTGGAACAAAAAGCATCACTGAACAGAGAATAAAAGAAATTTTCACAGACATTATGCCAAATTCTGTGATTTATATTGATGAAGAATTTTTTGAAATGGGGGTAAATTCCATTTTAACTATGAAGGCTGCATATAAATTAAGCGTTGAGTTTAATGTAAGTTTAAAAGGGGCAGAGCTCTTTCAGCATGATACTATTGAGAAACTGGCGGTTTACATAGAAACCATGATCGAAAATAAAAACTTCAAAAGAGAGGAGATATATCATATCCTGAATCGCAATGACGACAATAAGGATATTTTCTTCCTTATACCACCACTTACCGGAACATCATTGTTTAATACATTAAAACCTTTTGTTCCAGAAGGAATTGATTTTTATGTTTTCGAAACTATTGCTGTCGAAGAGTACAGTGTACTGGCAAAAGATTTGGAAACATTGGCGGGATTTTATAAGAATTCTGTTCTTCAGCTCTGCAAAGGCAAAAGAATACACATGGGCGGTTGGTCTTTTGGAGGAAGTACAGCTTTCGAAATAGCATTACAGCTACAGGCTCTTGGCGTGGAAGTGAGCTCTTTGGTATTATTAGACCCAAATATGTACAGGCCTGAATTTGACAATGATGATAAACAGAGAGAAGATTATGAAAAAATAATCAGGGCTTTACTTGTTCAGGAAAATATTGACCCAGATGAGATCGGTATGGACAGATTTATAGAGCAGGCTTATCATTCAAATTACGTAATTAAAAACTACAGACCAACTTCTATATATAAAGGAAATATTGCCCTTATTAAGCCCGAATTAACTTCAGAATTTGAGAGAAACCATGATACCCCATTCAACGGTTTCCGTGAATATTGTGATGGCGAAATTAAAATCAGCTTCACACCCGGAAATCACATGACTATGGCTACCGGTCCTGCAAAAGTTGTTGCGAACCTTATATTCTCGAATTTAAATCTGGAAGCTAAATAA
- a CDS encoding SDR family NAD(P)-dependent oxidoreductase encodes MSEYTGLEIAVIGISCKVPTADNHNIFWDQLKKGFEPIDELTIDEIVASGVPRELAENKEYVSKSRRLKNKKSFDYSFFGYNKNEAQLLSPQTRMLHQSIWEAVEDSGIDIKNIDNSSLFVSIIEDFTWQMHVRSLRDKLPIDFYSFNFLSAHHFTPALLSYKFGFTGLPLPIMSACSSSLVAIHEGCKSLLLGESKYSIVAGVNFFNSKEKGYLYKEGVESKDGHCRAFDVDSSGTSWGEGIGVVILKKLKDAIRDKDHIYSIIKGSACNNDSNRRIGYAAPSVTGQKECIEKALKFSRVLPETISYVETHGTGTSLGDPIEVESLTQAYRLGRENRIPIGSLKSNIGHTSYAAGILSFIKATLCLENRQIPPCINFKAPNPNINFEQGPFYVNNEVIDIEKKDSPLRVAVTALGIGGTNAHIILEQAPLAEKNKLENNFTDILTISAKSEKALRKIALNVSDFIENETVNIHDLAYTYRKSRSGLELRKSFIFKSREDLISMLRNFYRGNSKVQTASLNNKPVVFAFSGQGSGYIRMGVHMYHHSAVFKNCMDLCFSLLKNISDIDYKNAFLNGEEINQKRLDYTNPLIFSFQYSYAQLLIEMGLKPSYLIGHSFGEYVCACLSEVISPEEALGIIYKRAKLLARLPEGKMISVRIPLSKLEGILKEIENVFISAYNSPDSYTVSGLKDNIILLQGKLKEQDTHFTELEADGPYHTPFTEMIKDEFKSFLDNYTFKKPQIPFTSCASGGIVNENFVIESEYWLNHMAMPVLFDKCVDTIFPGKDNLTIINIGPGNTISKILKNTDISIQTYDTYNNESSEYDQMFNFITLLWEKGYQISWEKIFQDRNIISAPVYPFEKVEFIDEIIMNPVLQKEELHAPEKEYYTYREKWEAHAADGSESKTNQDEEQIIVISDDHNVYEKLAFFGKNTIYICNQDRNNCSIEIAENILSVDFSDEKQTSGLFSDLKKKGIVPRTIYYIWFGDKKTEEGLSYGYRSIFHFVRGFDSVFFDKKLNITLIGDLLYKVKPDEKTSAIKATAYNALKMVNVEFENITANSLDVSELGNLSQDILSLIKKNGKIHFEYAIREKELLTKKFEEIELPSDPYRPSQSNTYLITGGLRGLGFTVAKHITENSQANLIIIGRGDENTENRQLLESYGARVMYLQADLSDFNLLKEKIESAQQEIGNITGVIHAAGVGDYNGIILRRGTDDSAVFNPKIYGTENLVHILKDNTLQFFLGYSSRAVSKPFIGQLGYIAANAYLDNCLSNINGITVHWPIVSGVGMINEALKNVPEYRHKSILSRSITVSQMLEILFKSISSGEHLVIASRSRMDVETGYLEITEEEDLDHVTFSQERVFTNKEYLAPETETEIKLVNIIKEVLCVDEVGIKDNMFDLGGDSLKAMVILNKIKSEFSLEYSLKKLMDAVDFQQISEEIQIITDNKITLTF; translated from the coding sequence ATGAGTGAATATACAGGTTTAGAAATTGCAGTTATAGGGATATCTTGCAAAGTACCTACTGCAGATAATCATAATATATTTTGGGATCAGCTTAAAAAAGGGTTTGAACCTATTGATGAATTAACTATTGATGAAATAGTTGCTTCAGGTGTACCAAGAGAATTAGCCGAGAATAAAGAATACGTATCCAAAAGCAGGCGGTTGAAAAATAAAAAAAGTTTCGATTATTCTTTCTTTGGATATAATAAGAACGAAGCTCAGCTACTTTCTCCACAAACCAGAATGCTTCATCAGTCTATATGGGAAGCAGTGGAGGATTCTGGAATTGATATTAAAAATATAGATAACAGCAGTTTATTTGTAAGTATTATAGAAGACTTTACATGGCAAATGCATGTTAGGTCATTAAGAGATAAATTGCCTATAGATTTCTATTCCTTTAATTTTTTATCTGCCCATCATTTTACTCCGGCGCTGTTATCTTATAAATTTGGCTTTACAGGTTTGCCGCTGCCAATTATGAGTGCATGTTCAAGTTCACTGGTTGCTATCCATGAAGGATGTAAAAGTCTTTTATTAGGAGAATCAAAGTATTCCATAGTGGCCGGTGTCAATTTTTTTAATAGCAAGGAGAAAGGTTATCTCTATAAGGAAGGGGTAGAATCAAAAGACGGGCACTGCAGGGCTTTTGATGTAGATTCGTCAGGAACATCCTGGGGGGAAGGCATTGGAGTTGTAATCCTGAAAAAATTAAAAGATGCGATAAGAGATAAAGATCATATTTATTCAATAATTAAAGGTAGTGCATGCAATAACGATTCTAACAGGAGAATAGGCTATGCCGCTCCAAGTGTAACCGGCCAGAAAGAATGTATTGAAAAAGCACTAAAATTCAGCAGGGTTTTACCTGAAACCATATCTTATGTAGAAACCCATGGTACAGGAACATCTTTAGGGGATCCTATTGAGGTTGAGTCGCTTACCCAAGCATACAGATTAGGAAGGGAAAATAGAATTCCAATAGGTTCTCTGAAAAGTAATATAGGTCATACCAGTTATGCAGCCGGAATACTAAGCTTTATAAAAGCTACGCTTTGTCTGGAAAACAGGCAGATTCCGCCATGTATTAACTTTAAAGCTCCCAATCCAAACATCAACTTTGAACAGGGCCCTTTTTATGTAAACAATGAGGTTATAGACATAGAAAAAAAAGATTCGCCTTTGAGAGTAGCCGTAACTGCATTAGGGATAGGCGGTACTAATGCCCACATTATTCTGGAGCAAGCCCCACTTGCCGAAAAAAATAAGCTTGAAAATAATTTCACGGATATTCTTACCATTTCTGCAAAGTCTGAAAAAGCACTAAGAAAAATAGCCTTAAATGTTTCAGATTTTATAGAAAATGAAACAGTAAATATTCATGACCTGGCCTATACTTACCGGAAATCACGATCCGGTTTAGAGCTTAGAAAAAGTTTTATATTCAAATCCCGTGAAGATTTAATTTCGATGCTGCGGAATTTCTACAGGGGAAATTCGAAAGTGCAAACAGCATCCCTAAATAATAAACCCGTGGTTTTCGCCTTCTCCGGGCAAGGTTCAGGTTACATCCGGATGGGTGTTCATATGTACCATCATTCTGCAGTTTTTAAAAATTGTATGGATCTGTGCTTTTCTCTATTAAAAAATATTTCTGATATAGATTACAAAAATGCATTCTTGAATGGAGAAGAAATTAATCAGAAAAGATTAGATTATACAAATCCTTTAATTTTTTCTTTTCAATACTCATACGCACAATTATTAATAGAGATGGGACTAAAACCATCTTACCTGATCGGACACAGTTTCGGAGAATATGTTTGTGCATGCTTAAGTGAGGTTATTTCTCCTGAAGAAGCACTAGGTATTATATATAAGAGGGCAAAATTGCTGGCGCGTTTGCCTGAAGGTAAAATGATAAGTGTTCGTATTCCCCTGTCAAAACTTGAAGGTATTTTAAAGGAGATAGAAAATGTATTCATATCAGCATATAATTCACCTGATAGTTATACTGTTTCCGGATTGAAGGATAATATTATACTATTACAGGGAAAATTAAAAGAGCAGGATACACACTTTACCGAATTGGAAGCTGATGGACCTTATCATACTCCTTTTACGGAGATGATTAAAGACGAGTTTAAGTCCTTTTTAGATAATTATACATTTAAAAAGCCTCAAATTCCATTTACTTCTTGTGCCAGCGGGGGGATTGTTAACGAAAACTTTGTGATAGAATCAGAATATTGGCTTAATCATATGGCCATGCCTGTTTTGTTTGATAAGTGTGTTGATACAATTTTTCCCGGAAAAGATAATCTTACAATTATAAATATTGGTCCCGGGAATACGATCTCTAAAATATTAAAGAATACAGATATCAGTATCCAAACTTATGATACCTATAATAATGAATCCAGTGAATACGACCAGATGTTTAACTTCATTACGTTATTATGGGAGAAAGGATATCAGATAAGCTGGGAAAAAATATTTCAGGACCGTAATATCATATCGGCGCCAGTATACCCATTTGAAAAAGTTGAGTTTATTGATGAAATTATAATGAATCCAGTGCTGCAAAAGGAAGAATTACATGCACCTGAAAAAGAATATTATACATATCGGGAAAAATGGGAAGCTCATGCGGCAGATGGTTCTGAAAGCAAAACCAATCAGGATGAAGAACAAATTATCGTGATCTCTGATGATCATAATGTTTATGAAAAGCTTGCTTTCTTTGGCAAGAATACCATATATATCTGTAATCAAGACAGAAATAACTGTTCAATTGAAATAGCTGAAAATATCTTATCTGTTGACTTTTCAGATGAGAAACAAACTTCCGGACTTTTCTCTGATTTAAAGAAAAAAGGTATTGTACCAAGAACCATATATTATATCTGGTTTGGAGATAAGAAAACTGAAGAAGGACTTTCATATGGTTACCGTTCTATTTTTCATTTTGTAAGAGGATTTGATAGTGTGTTTTTTGATAAGAAACTCAATATTACTTTGATAGGAGATCTCTTGTACAAAGTAAAACCAGATGAAAAAACGAGTGCAATAAAAGCTACCGCATATAACGCCCTTAAAATGGTCAATGTGGAATTTGAGAATATTACAGCCAACAGCCTGGACGTATCAGAACTTGGCAATCTCTCACAGGATATATTATCTCTGATTAAAAAGAACGGAAAGATACATTTTGAATATGCTATCAGAGAAAAAGAACTGCTCACTAAAAAATTTGAGGAAATTGAGTTACCGTCAGATCCTTACAGACCTTCACAGTCAAATACCTATCTGATAACAGGTGGTTTAAGGGGGCTTGGTTTTACAGTAGCTAAACATATTACCGAAAATTCGCAGGCTAACTTAATAATTATTGGAAGAGGTGATGAAAATACCGAGAATAGACAGTTACTCGAAAGCTATGGAGCCAGAGTTATGTACCTGCAGGCTGATCTTTCAGATTTCAACCTGCTTAAAGAGAAAATAGAATCTGCACAACAGGAAATAGGAAATATCACTGGAGTTATACACGCCGCTGGAGTAGGAGACTACAATGGAATTATTTTAAGAAGGGGAACGGATGATTCAGCCGTGTTTAATCCTAAAATATATGGTACTGAAAACTTAGTTCATATCTTGAAAGATAATACTCTTCAATTTTTCTTAGGCTATTCATCACGTGCAGTGTCAAAACCGTTTATAGGTCAGTTGGGGTACATTGCGGCTAACGCTTACTTAGACAATTGCTTATCAAATATCAATGGTATAACGGTTCACTGGCCAATTGTATCAGGAGTAGGAATGATTAATGAAGCATTAAAAAATGTACCTGAATATAGGCATAAATCTATTTTAAGCAGGTCAATTACTGTTTCTCAAATGCTCGAAATACTTTTTAAATCTATTTCATCCGGCGAGCATCTCGTTATTGCTTCCAGAAGCAGAATGGACGTAGAAACAGGATATCTCGAAATTACAGAAGAAGAAGATCTGGACCATGTGACGTTCTCTCAAGAAAGAGTGTTTACAAATAAGGAGTATTTAGCACCGGAAACAGAAACAGAAATTAAGCTGGTAAATATAATTAAGGAAGTATTGTGTGTGGATGAGGTGGGAATAAAGGATAATATGTTTGATCTGGGTGGAGATTCTTTGAAAGCAATGGTGATCCTGAATAAAATAAAATCAGAATTCAGTTTAGAATACAGTCTGAAAAAACTCATGGATGCTGTAGATTTTCAGCAAATCTCAGAAGAAATACAAATAATAACCGATAATAAAATAACATTAACATTTTAA